From one Salmo salar chromosome ssa09, Ssal_v3.1, whole genome shotgun sequence genomic stretch:
- the md19b gene encoding Mediator of RNA polymerase II transcription subunit 19-B, translated as MTEMFSTLYGQNDAQGPPRSSSLGFGPGNPPPPLPPNQVPMAAQMPPQLGDEGPALRKPGAMNEPFYLLRELPVGNELTGNTNLITHYNLEHAYNKFCGKKVKEKLSNFLPELPGMIDWPGTQDGSSLRSLIEKPPVCGNSFSPLTGASLTGFRLHTGPLPEQYRLMHIQPPKKKSKHKHKHNRPQDPIPQETPSDSDPKKKKKKRDDDPDRKKKKKDKKKKKNRHSPDHPGLAGSQPNSLR; from the exons ATGACGGAAATGTTTTCAACTCTGTATGGGCAAAATGATGCTCAGGGACCTCCTCGATCATCGTCTCTGGGATTTGGACCGGGAAATCCACCACCCCCTCTGCCGCCAAACCAAGTCCCGATGGCGGCCCAGATGCCACCTCAGCTCGGGGATGAGGGGCCTGCTCTACGGAAGCCGGGAGCCATGAACGAACCTTTTTATTTACTGCGAGAACTACCAG TGGGCAATGAGCTTACGGGCAATACCAACCTCATCACCCATTACAACCTGGAACACGCTTACAACAAGTTCTGTGGCAAGAAAGTCAAGGAGAAGCTCAGCAACTTCCTGCCAGAGTTACCAG GTATGATAGACTGGCCTGGTACCCAGGATGGCAGTTCGTTGCGCTCTCTGATAGAGAAGCCTCCAGTGTGTGGCAACTCCTTCAGCCCTCTGACCGGAGCCAGCCTCACCGGCTTCAGACTGCACACCGgaccg CTACCGGAGCAGTACCGACTGATGCACATCCAGCCTCCTAAGAAGAAGAGCAAGCATAAGCACAAACACAACCGACCACAGGATCCCATACCGCAAG AGACGCCCTCAGACTCTGAccccaagaagaagaagaagaaaagggATGATGACCCTGACcgcaagaagaaaaagaaagacAAGAAAAAGAAGAAG AACCGCCACAGTCCGGACCACCCTGGCCTGGCTGGCTCTCAGCCCAACAGCCTCCGATAG
- the LOC106611665 gene encoding thioredoxin-related transmembrane protein 2-B codes for MGLITGVIAFFYHLPQIYKWLFKPYYILSILMSSAFLILRKCPGLCENLNTEREDGNPCDFDWREVEILMFLSAIVMMKNRRAITLEQHAGNLFMFSKVANVILFFRLDIRLGIFYFALCIAFVMTCKPPLYMGPEYIKYFSEKTIDEELNHDSRVTWIVEFYANWSPECQSFAPVFADLSLKYNCAGLRFGKIDAGRYGEVAQRYKVSTSPLAKQLPSLVLFQSGREVMRRPMVDNKCRAVSWTFSEENIIREFNLNELYEASKKIKKGRGEDNPLLPEGSEEPQPEPDTPAESKKNQ; via the exons ATGGGGTTGATCACCGGAGTTATTGCTTTCTTTTACCACTTACCTCAAATATACAAATGGCTCTTCAAGCCTTATTACATCTTGTCTATATTGATGTCCTCCGCATTCCTCATACTTCGCAAGTGTCCGGGACTTTGCGAAAACCTCAACACAGAACGGGAGGACGGGAACCCATGCGACTTTGACTGG AGAGAAGTGGAGATTCTTATGTTTCTCAGTGCGATTGTCATGATGAAGAACAGAAGAGCCA TCACATTAGAGCAGCATGCAGGGAACCTGTTTATGTTCAGTAAGGTGGCCAACGTCATCCTCTTCTTCAGGCTGGACATCAGACTGGGCATCTTCTACTTCGCTCTGTGTATTG CATTCGTCATGACCTGCAAACCGCCACTCTACATGGGCCCAGAGTACATCAAGTACTTCAGTGAAAAGACCATAGAC GAGGAGCTGAATCATGATAGTCGCGTGACGTGGATCGTTGAGTTCTATGCAAACTGGTCTCCCGAGTGTCAGTCCTTCGCCCCCGTCTTTGCCGACCTTTCCCTCAA GTATAACTGTGCAGGACTGCGGTTTGGGAAGATAGACGCTGGCCGGTACGGAGAGGTGGCTCAGAG GTACAAGGTTAGCACCTCCCCTCTGGCCAAGCAGCTCCCCTCATTGGTGCTTTTCCAGTCAGGGCGGGAGGTCATGAGACGTCCAATGGTGGACAATAAGTGTCGAGCAGTGTCCTGGACTTTCAgcgag GAGAACATCATCCGCGAGTTCAACCTGAACGAGCTCTACGAGGCGTCAAAGAAGATAAAGAAGGGTCGTGGCGAGGACAACCCCTTACTACCAGAGGGCAGCGAAGAGCCTCAACCTGAACCTGACACCCCAGCAGAGAGCAAGAAAAACCAGTAG
- the LOC106611662 gene encoding palmitoyltransferase ZDHHC5-B isoform X2, translated as MPGFSSGRLGGEVGGPASSPPCPFRPSRYVPVSAATSFLVGSTTLFFCFTCPWLSEHVSSVIPIYNAVVFLFTLANFCMATFMDPGVFPRAEEDEDKEDDFRAPLYKTVEVKGIQVRMKWCSSCRFYRPPRCSHCSVCDNCVEDFDHHCPWVNNCIGRRNYRHFFLFLLSLTIHIMGVFGFGLLYILQHQHQLDSVHSSVTMATMCTAGLFFIPVAGLTGFHMVLVARGRTTNEQVTGKFRGGVNPFTNGCLRNVSHVLCSSQAPRYVGRWRGKQTVEVQPPFLRPPLSEAQLEAKVLDNGIQNDHHSTRSKSSLEQMESQSADAEPSPAPKPEVRYPGLPRADTEESSLLSEGPSTPSMYKYRPAYSSPQRNHTALTHPNKMIRGDSLDSPSILQSSRQPSYRSEPSSLDGGSVIGLAARGGERGEGPGGSSGTGGEVAGGISGYSLGGRSYTSYPSSLVLSTGGSHSSSMRSAHTHHNTLGTLQSEGTTDTSYKSLANQTPQNGSLSYDSLLTPSESPEFESAAHELSPQKPHAPAAFPPTMTSSPPLGVRDVPLQGYTSPFLSAQMAQQREGQLLQGSASFSSPNRAYLRAVSPPPPNPPHAAHPETQHHLLHQDSRHPHFRATSSIRPLPPVSEQPSPSSPHACSPDPPVSPPPRGPSLGKSPSYTGEAGLQHKARPMGGGSLSGEGGVGVTQAPQSTSRPGLANHSTSKPVGGVKKVTGVGGTTYEISVGVPDIRPSRR; from the exons tctcccccctgcccGTTCCGACCCAGTCGCTACGTTCCCGTCTCTGCGGCCACCTCTTTCCTGGTCGGCTCCACCACGCTCTTCTTCTGCTTCac GTGTCCGTGGTTGTCAGAGCATGTTTCCTCCGTCATTCCCATCTATAACGCTGTGGTCTTCCTCTTCACCCTCGCCAACTTCTGCATGGCCACCTTTATGGACCCAGGGGTCTTTCCCAGAG cGGAAGAGGATGAGGATAAAGAGGATGATTTCCGCGCTCCGCTATATAAAACGGTGGAGGTTAAGGGCATTCAGGTCCGGATGAAGTGGTGTTCCAGCTGCCGTTTCTACAGACCGCCCCGCTGCTCACACTGCTCTGTGTGTGACAACTGTGTGGAg GACTTTGACCACCACTGCCCGTGGGTGAACAACTGTATTGGGCGCAGGAACTACCGTCACTTCTTCCTGTTCCTGTTGTCCCTGACGATCCACATCATGGGTGTGTTTGGCTTCGGCCTGCTGTACATCCTCCAGCACCAGCACCAGCTGGACAGTGTTCACTCCTCTGTCAC TATGGCTACGATGTGTACAGCTGGCCTGTTCTTCATCCCAGTAGCAGGTCTTACTGGTTTCCACATGGTACTGGTAGCTCGGGGTAGGACCACTAACGAGCAG GTCACAGGGAAGTTTAGGGGCGGGGTTAACCCTTTCACCAATGGCTGCCTGAGGAACGTCTCACACGTGCTCTGTAGCTCTCAGGCTCCCAG GTACGTGGGGCGGTGGCGGGGCAAGCAGACAGTGGAGGTGCAGCCTCCCTTTCTCCGCCCTCCTCTCTCCGAGGCGCAGCTAGAGGCCAAAGTCCTGGACAACGGCATCCAGAACGACCACCACAGCAcccgg TCTAAGAGCAGTTTAGAGCAGATGGAGAGCCAGTCAGCAGATGCAGAGCCTTCACCTGCTCCCAAACCGGAGGTCCGCTACCCTGGCCTGCCCCGCGCGGACACCGAGG AAAGCAGCCTGCTGTCTGAAGGCCCGTCCACTCCCTCTATGTACAAGTACCGGCCGGCCTATAGCAGCCCACAGAGGAACCACACAGCTCTGACGCACCCAAACAAG atGATTCGTGGGGACAGTCTGGACTCTCCCTCCATTCTCCAGTCAAGTCGCCAGCCCAGCTATCGGTCTGAGCCCAGCAGCCTGGATGGGGGGTCGGTAATTGGTTTGGCGGCACGTGGAGGGGAGAGGGGCGAGGGCCCCGGGGGGTCCAGTGGGACGGGTGGGGAGGTTGCGGGGGGCATCTCCGGGTACTCCCTAGGGGGGCGGTCGTACACTTCCTACCCCTCCTCTCTGGTCCTGTCCACCGGTGGCTCTCACTCCTCCAGCATGCGCTCTGCCCACACACACCATAATACGCTGGGCACGCTCCAATCAGAGGGCACCACCGACACCAGCTACAAGAGCCTGGCCAATCAGACACCTCAGAACGGCAGCCTGTCCTACGACAGCCTGCTGACGCCGTCCGAGAGCCCCGAGTTTGAGTCGGCCGCTCACGAGCTGTCCCCACAGAAGCCCCATGCCCCTGCAGCGTTTCCCCCGACGATGACCTCCTCGCCGCCCCTCGGGGTCAGGGACGTTCCCTTGCAGGGGTACACCTCACCCTTCCTCTCAGCACAGATGGCCCAGCAGAGAGAGGGCCAGCTGCTCCAGGGCTCtgcctctttctcctcccccaACAGGGCATACCTCCGCGCCGTCAGCCCTCCCCCGCCGAATCCCCCACACGCTGCCCACCCCGAGACACagcaccacctcctccaccaggACTCCAGACACCCACACTTCCGTGCCACCTCCTCCATTCGTCCCCTTCCTCCCGTCTCTGAAcagccctccccctcctccccgcaTGCCTGTTCCCCAGACCCCCCTGTGTCTCCCCCGCCCAGAGGCCCCTCCCTAGGGAAGTCCCCCTCCTACACCGGGGAGGCAGGGCTCCAGCACAAGGCTCGGCCAATGGGAGGAGGCAGTTTGTCGGGAGAGGGCGGAGTCGGAGTGACCCAGGCTCCACA ATCCACCTCTCGCCCAGGCTTGGCCAATCACAGCACATCCAAACCAGTTGGGGGGGTGAAAAAAGTGACTGGCGTTGGAGGGACCACCTATGAGATATCGGTTGGAGTGCCAGACATCCGCCCCAGCCGACGATAG
- the LOC106611662 gene encoding palmitoyltransferase ZDHHC5-B isoform X1 has translation MGKQACLRYTSSTSLPPLSLPLMPGFSSGRLGGEVGGPASSPPCPFRPSRYVPVSAATSFLVGSTTLFFCFTCPWLSEHVSSVIPIYNAVVFLFTLANFCMATFMDPGVFPRAEEDEDKEDDFRAPLYKTVEVKGIQVRMKWCSSCRFYRPPRCSHCSVCDNCVEDFDHHCPWVNNCIGRRNYRHFFLFLLSLTIHIMGVFGFGLLYILQHQHQLDSVHSSVTMATMCTAGLFFIPVAGLTGFHMVLVARGRTTNEQVTGKFRGGVNPFTNGCLRNVSHVLCSSQAPRYVGRWRGKQTVEVQPPFLRPPLSEAQLEAKVLDNGIQNDHHSTRSKSSLEQMESQSADAEPSPAPKPEVRYPGLPRADTEESSLLSEGPSTPSMYKYRPAYSSPQRNHTALTHPNKMIRGDSLDSPSILQSSRQPSYRSEPSSLDGGSVIGLAARGGERGEGPGGSSGTGGEVAGGISGYSLGGRSYTSYPSSLVLSTGGSHSSSMRSAHTHHNTLGTLQSEGTTDTSYKSLANQTPQNGSLSYDSLLTPSESPEFESAAHELSPQKPHAPAAFPPTMTSSPPLGVRDVPLQGYTSPFLSAQMAQQREGQLLQGSASFSSPNRAYLRAVSPPPPNPPHAAHPETQHHLLHQDSRHPHFRATSSIRPLPPVSEQPSPSSPHACSPDPPVSPPPRGPSLGKSPSYTGEAGLQHKARPMGGGSLSGEGGVGVTQAPQSTSRPGLANHSTSKPVGGVKKVTGVGGTTYEISVGVPDIRPSRR, from the exons tctcccccctgcccGTTCCGACCCAGTCGCTACGTTCCCGTCTCTGCGGCCACCTCTTTCCTGGTCGGCTCCACCACGCTCTTCTTCTGCTTCac GTGTCCGTGGTTGTCAGAGCATGTTTCCTCCGTCATTCCCATCTATAACGCTGTGGTCTTCCTCTTCACCCTCGCCAACTTCTGCATGGCCACCTTTATGGACCCAGGGGTCTTTCCCAGAG cGGAAGAGGATGAGGATAAAGAGGATGATTTCCGCGCTCCGCTATATAAAACGGTGGAGGTTAAGGGCATTCAGGTCCGGATGAAGTGGTGTTCCAGCTGCCGTTTCTACAGACCGCCCCGCTGCTCACACTGCTCTGTGTGTGACAACTGTGTGGAg GACTTTGACCACCACTGCCCGTGGGTGAACAACTGTATTGGGCGCAGGAACTACCGTCACTTCTTCCTGTTCCTGTTGTCCCTGACGATCCACATCATGGGTGTGTTTGGCTTCGGCCTGCTGTACATCCTCCAGCACCAGCACCAGCTGGACAGTGTTCACTCCTCTGTCAC TATGGCTACGATGTGTACAGCTGGCCTGTTCTTCATCCCAGTAGCAGGTCTTACTGGTTTCCACATGGTACTGGTAGCTCGGGGTAGGACCACTAACGAGCAG GTCACAGGGAAGTTTAGGGGCGGGGTTAACCCTTTCACCAATGGCTGCCTGAGGAACGTCTCACACGTGCTCTGTAGCTCTCAGGCTCCCAG GTACGTGGGGCGGTGGCGGGGCAAGCAGACAGTGGAGGTGCAGCCTCCCTTTCTCCGCCCTCCTCTCTCCGAGGCGCAGCTAGAGGCCAAAGTCCTGGACAACGGCATCCAGAACGACCACCACAGCAcccgg TCTAAGAGCAGTTTAGAGCAGATGGAGAGCCAGTCAGCAGATGCAGAGCCTTCACCTGCTCCCAAACCGGAGGTCCGCTACCCTGGCCTGCCCCGCGCGGACACCGAGG AAAGCAGCCTGCTGTCTGAAGGCCCGTCCACTCCCTCTATGTACAAGTACCGGCCGGCCTATAGCAGCCCACAGAGGAACCACACAGCTCTGACGCACCCAAACAAG atGATTCGTGGGGACAGTCTGGACTCTCCCTCCATTCTCCAGTCAAGTCGCCAGCCCAGCTATCGGTCTGAGCCCAGCAGCCTGGATGGGGGGTCGGTAATTGGTTTGGCGGCACGTGGAGGGGAGAGGGGCGAGGGCCCCGGGGGGTCCAGTGGGACGGGTGGGGAGGTTGCGGGGGGCATCTCCGGGTACTCCCTAGGGGGGCGGTCGTACACTTCCTACCCCTCCTCTCTGGTCCTGTCCACCGGTGGCTCTCACTCCTCCAGCATGCGCTCTGCCCACACACACCATAATACGCTGGGCACGCTCCAATCAGAGGGCACCACCGACACCAGCTACAAGAGCCTGGCCAATCAGACACCTCAGAACGGCAGCCTGTCCTACGACAGCCTGCTGACGCCGTCCGAGAGCCCCGAGTTTGAGTCGGCCGCTCACGAGCTGTCCCCACAGAAGCCCCATGCCCCTGCAGCGTTTCCCCCGACGATGACCTCCTCGCCGCCCCTCGGGGTCAGGGACGTTCCCTTGCAGGGGTACACCTCACCCTTCCTCTCAGCACAGATGGCCCAGCAGAGAGAGGGCCAGCTGCTCCAGGGCTCtgcctctttctcctcccccaACAGGGCATACCTCCGCGCCGTCAGCCCTCCCCCGCCGAATCCCCCACACGCTGCCCACCCCGAGACACagcaccacctcctccaccaggACTCCAGACACCCACACTTCCGTGCCACCTCCTCCATTCGTCCCCTTCCTCCCGTCTCTGAAcagccctccccctcctccccgcaTGCCTGTTCCCCAGACCCCCCTGTGTCTCCCCCGCCCAGAGGCCCCTCCCTAGGGAAGTCCCCCTCCTACACCGGGGAGGCAGGGCTCCAGCACAAGGCTCGGCCAATGGGAGGAGGCAGTTTGTCGGGAGAGGGCGGAGTCGGAGTGACCCAGGCTCCACA ATCCACCTCTCGCCCAGGCTTGGCCAATCACAGCACATCCAAACCAGTTGGGGGGGTGAAAAAAGTGACTGGCGTTGGAGGGACCACCTATGAGATATCGGTTGGAGTGCCAGACATCCGCCCCAGCCGACGATAG